A portion of the Natronococcus sp. AD-5 genome contains these proteins:
- a CDS encoding Gfo/Idh/MocA family protein, with translation MTDSTGSVRLGVVGLGFMGQTHATNAETFGHDVVAGADLIATTREEFAQTYGATVYEEFEAMYEAEELDAVAVSTPNAFHEPAVVAALEHGYDVFCEKPLANDLESAERIAAAAADADGFCIVNFHNRVSTAPEVFKDYQEEGLFGDITHVDANYVRRRGIPGVGSWFTNQELSGGGAVVDIGVHAIDFALYLMEYPAVEEVFATTRTEFGHRDGYVDPGDWYDETEEAVFDVEDSATAMIRCEDDRTISLEVTWAANQAETNDFVVRGTDAGAELELGGEELTMYQAGKQGTDHLLDSTLTGGELDYTGWEGSDRRFLATVEAGEAPERNTVEQALTVQRVIDAIYRSAEEGVSVPVE, from the coding sequence ATGACTGATTCAACGGGCAGCGTCCGACTCGGTGTCGTCGGGCTCGGCTTCATGGGACAGACCCACGCCACGAACGCCGAGACGTTCGGTCACGACGTCGTCGCGGGCGCCGACCTGATCGCTACCACGCGCGAGGAGTTCGCACAAACGTACGGCGCGACGGTCTACGAGGAGTTCGAGGCGATGTACGAGGCCGAAGAGCTCGACGCCGTCGCGGTCTCGACCCCGAACGCGTTCCACGAACCGGCCGTCGTCGCCGCGCTCGAGCACGGCTACGACGTCTTCTGCGAGAAGCCGCTCGCGAACGACCTCGAGAGCGCCGAGCGAATCGCCGCAGCCGCGGCCGACGCCGACGGCTTCTGCATAGTGAACTTCCACAACCGCGTTTCGACCGCGCCGGAGGTGTTCAAGGACTACCAGGAGGAGGGTCTCTTCGGCGATATCACGCACGTCGACGCGAACTACGTCCGTCGGCGGGGGATCCCCGGCGTCGGTTCGTGGTTCACCAACCAGGAACTGTCCGGCGGCGGCGCGGTCGTCGACATCGGCGTTCACGCGATCGACTTCGCGCTCTACCTGATGGAGTACCCCGCCGTCGAGGAGGTTTTCGCCACCACGCGGACGGAGTTCGGCCACCGCGACGGGTACGTGGACCCCGGCGACTGGTACGACGAGACCGAGGAGGCCGTCTTCGACGTCGAGGACTCGGCCACGGCGATGATCCGCTGTGAAGACGACCGGACGATCTCGCTCGAGGTCACGTGGGCCGCGAACCAGGCCGAGACGAACGACTTCGTCGTCCGCGGTACCGACGCCGGCGCGGAGCTCGAACTCGGCGGCGAGGAGCTGACGATGTACCAGGCCGGCAAACAGGGAACCGACCACCTCCTCGACTCTACGCTCACCGGCGGCGAACTCGACTACACCGGCTGGGAGGGAAGCGACAGGCGGTTCCTCGCGACCGTCGAAGCCGGCGAGGCGCCCGAACGGAACACGGTCGAACAGGCCCTGACCGTCCAGCGCGTGATCGACGCCATCTACCGGTCCGCGGAGGAAGGCGTCTCGGTCCCGGTCGAATAG